GGACTGCTTTAGTGTCTTTCAGCTTGTGTTGTTTTAAGACCCGCAATCACTTGGGATAGATATTTCCCTCAATATTTGTTgggtacaaaaaaataaataagtaaaaacaCTGAAATTAATTTGATTGCAATAAGCACAAGCAAACGAATGCCGATGCGGTTCCGTCTCTGGTGATGAGTAGAATGTCGCCGACGccaaaggaacaaaaatgtCAACCAATTAAAGCAGCTGTGAAAACgtatattttttaaaagcaccTCTACTTATTTGTGCCACTCTTTCATCTTGATTTGTAAGGCACCCTCAATGAAGATTAATGTGCACAAAGAAATTCTGGCTTGCGCTTACAGTCACTACTCAAGGTGATGTTTTATTCAGTAAAAGGATGCTTGATCTCACGTTTGACTTCAAGTGATTCAGGTCAAATACAACCCATGAAGTATGTgaagcttctcttttttttattatctctaAAACCCAATTTATGTCCACATTCCCAGGAGAGAAGCTTTTCCCATGACTACAACAAACGGTAGCTAGTaattaaaaagtttaaaatctgaaaccagaataaaacataattaaaTTGTTTGTACCGGTAAATACTTTTTGACCTTGTATTCAGAGGGGTTTTTTCGAATTGGATGTGCAGGATTTCCTCTTAATTCTCTAAATCCTTTCACAATATTATGGATTGCAGAATTGCAACATGGttagacagtttttgcatgtttgcagTTTTAACGTCACACAATGTAAATCAAGAAAGTTGCACGAATTTAGAAGCATAAAGGTTAGCATGCTGACATGTTTGCTTGTAAAAGTACAGATAGGTGTTATTGCCAAAATATACATGCTCATCACGCTCAACAACCATTGAGCATAAAGGACCTGAAAAGAGAGGATATGTCTATAGAACGATGCGTTAACTGTGTTGAAAGCTCGATTCCCCTGTAATAATGACTGAATGGTTGTGGTAGTAGAGAACTCCACAGAGAGACTGCTACTCTCTTGACTTCAGGAAGGATTAATGAATGAtgaaattaataattaatgccGGAGCGTGGGCTGATGCGTGTGGCAAGGGTACCAAACCTGAGGCGAAGATTAAGTAGATGAGTGGGCGCCAGAGTGACGCACCTTGATTAAATCTACAGCGGCTCAGATTCTTTCCATACATTCTTAGAGAGTTCTTTGCCAGACTTGCCGTGGTACTGAGGCCATGCACTGGCCTTCTGATAAGGCTGTTTTGTTGGCTGCTTTGCAGCCAGTCACATTCAGGGTAACCACAGAGCTGTGCTGCCAAATGTGTTCTTTCATATTTTTCGTTTAATTCTATCCACATCTCAACTCCGGGATCTTCTCCTGATGAGGATAAAGCAGGTTATTCCTTAGAAACCAAAATCAGAATTCTCTTTATTGCTAAATACACTTACACCTGCAGGGAATTTGCCTTCATATCTGCATATTTGCATATTGATAAATCTCAGCATAAATATGAAGCAGTAATGAAACTATGCAGggataaagaataaaaataagagtCTATTTAAATATGTATACATTTTGTTTGGAAAAGGACAGGGATTTTTTTCATGCATGAATGTGAAAGATTTTGACTGTGGAATGTGCATTCATTCAAGCAGAGGCACAAACGTACAGTATGAGCAGCCTGCGGGGGAAATAGACCGGAAGAAGTGTGTTAATGCGACACATTAGGAATGAGACTTCACATCTGAGGGCCAGAATCACACAGGAATAACCTGTttggtgctgtgagcttttggtcctgatgaggaaaatgacactcgcaaaaaaacaaatttttttaatcaagattTTTGCAGTAGAAATTATGCAAATATTCAAGCTCCAAGGACCAAATATTATTTGTTTCGTGTTTCAACCTCAAAAtgcctttattttaaaatatataataggCTGACACTCTTCCACTTTAACAATCATGACAAAAAGGTCGATGGCTGTCAGCTTGTGGCAAAAATAAATGGAGAGAATGACTCACAAGTTTATGGGAGGGTTTACGACTGTCCTTAAGGGAAGCTTACTTTAGATTTAGATGTTCTCGGAAAATGCAGTAAATCTATAAGGTTTTGGTCAAAGGTCAGGATGaatgtgtgtacgtgtgtgtgtgtgtttgtgtgtgtgtgtgtggggggggggggagcaagacTTTCTAATAACATCCTTATCACTGGGCTCCAGGCAGCAAAATTTAAAAGAGGACTAGAGCTCATATTATAATTTAACTTGCAGTAAAGTCCAACATAAAATTTCTAAGACCGTCATTTggaaatcacaaaataaagttttttgtaAAACATGATCAGCACAGCGAACAGAACTCAGAATGGAGTTCTGCCATCATTTCCCTTCATCACATAACTGAACACATCAAACACGACATCATCACACTGAAAGTGCGCGGCTGCATCTACTGTTGTCATTTGTATAAGTAATATTTAAAAGATGCAAATATTATATCAGCGAAAAGATTTGTCTCTATGTAAATCATCACAACTTGAAGGTTTTTCATTGATAAATTGCAGTAATAGAACGCAAACCACAGAGGCGCAGAGACAAACAAGGATCGGTACATTATGAAAGAGCGCCATCTGGTGTAGTATTGGGTAGTATTGGGAAAATGCAGCCATTCATTTGCATAGAAATTGACttcaattatttattcatgagtTAACGTTCTCAACTCCTGTCttgaaaatcacacacacaaacacctatGAGTGTAATTAGATATGAATATTAAATAACATCATTCTGATGAATTTTACATTGAACATCATGAAGAAAAGGTCCTGTTGAACCTGAATAGGTTCTATTCAAACTTTTTCCTGTATTTACATCTGACTTTACTGGATGATTTTCAACTTCATGTTAAAAACCTTCAGAATATATAAAATTCCTTCATTGTCAGTACTAGTATTGAAATGTTCTCCTCATGATCTGGTTCCACTTCTTTATACAATTCTTGATGTCATTActtatatttattgtcatttagcCAGCAACTTATTATCTGTATTGAAAATGGTTAATCAGCAAAATCCCCTTTGTATCAAAAATACTATCGTGTCACTCGTTTACTGAGAGAATACCAGCAGCACTACAGATATGAAAAGTTCTATTTCTGTGGCATATCATGAATTCGACTTCCGTCACGCTGATTCTATCTGGATAGCGTGACCTCCTTGAGAACAAATTGAAACCATAATAATCAGTAGTTTGACGGGATTCTCTGCAGCGTCGTCACATTTAATGCTTCAGTGGAAATATCTGAACTTCATCTTGCTAACTTTATAAACTACAAACCAACACAGATTCTCCCAAGATTTTTTGTACAATGCAGTGAAAGACATTTGGATTGTCAAAGGAGATACATTTTCGTTTTCTGTGGCAATTCACTTTTTATTAAAGGGAGTAATAATGGAAAGCACACAATGCCTCTTGTTTGATAAAACCTGTAAACTGATTGTTTCCACTTCCTCTTACAAATGGAATGTTTACACAAAAATGTTacaaaatgaattaaaagaCTTCACCTTGTTATCTATTGAAACTAGTTCTGCaactcaatatatatatatattactagcATTTAATTTGCAGATCATTTTCACAATTGACCAATCAATCATTTAgtctacaaaatatttttttctacattGTATAAAGAAGCTTATCACAAACTCATGTCTTCAAATTGTGTTATTTGTCCAAAATACGTAAATACACAATATTCATCTTACAGAAAATGCTTCCATTTATGTAGCCGGAACAATTATATTCCAAATATGTTGTTTGAAAATTTACTGAACTCTAGAATTGTTTATTAAATGAGTCGTTAGCTAATTTTCTTTTGACCGATCAACTCATTTATTGACTAATCAAAACAGTTCTAATTAAAATATAGTTCACGGCCATGATTTCTAAATTCATTACAATATAAGAACCTCAGACATCAGCAATTTTATAAACCTTTTAACAGTTTAAAAacaaagttaaataaaataaacaaaactaaaatagATTTTTGACTGAACCTGACAGGAAACATACCCTAAACCCAAAATAATCAAAAACtgacaaccccccccaaaacaagTCAGTGCCTTCATATACTTACCCGCAATTTAAATGATGACAAATGAGAGATCAGAAAAAACAATTACAGCTCAATTTATaacatataaaatgtatttaaacaggaagttaagAGAAACAATACTCCTTTACTGATACTGTGTTGAAATTGAAAACGTTTCATGAAAACATAATCATCAGACCCCCAAACTTTGCACTAACTTCCTGAACACCCGTCAGTGTATCCGTCTTTAAGttaacacaattaaaaaaaaaaccacataaTAGCATGTAAATAAGCTTTAGCTTTACATTTACACCCCTGCATTAGCCTTTCATTCTAGTCTAATGagcaaataatcaacaacacaAATAGCTACATTGGCCTCTTTACTTCAATATTAAGCTtaatgaaaatacattaaataactTATGCATTCTGCTACTTAGAGCGGAGGACAGGAAATATAATTGTCGGCTGAGCGAGCccatttaataaatacaaaatgattaaaaatgattGCTACAATCATGAACTGTCAACCTTACATTAAAAACTACacagataatcaataatcaatggcaACAGAAATAATACTGTGATATTtgggctgtaaaaaaaatgtctacATGGAAAAACTTTGGTGAGTGTCTTTGaccataaaaaacattttttttttacttcatcacttgacattattttgttttagaaaAGGACAGCACTGACTGAGATCAATCAACATTTGGTTCATAAAACAGATCTCCTTTAAGCTTTCTGTTACAGATTTACAAAGTGCAAATACGTATTGtatgaaacaaaatattgaCTTGTAACTATTATTTTCCAACAATGACACAAAATGTCTTCATACCTCACGTGGATCTGGCCATTTGCCTCGGAGTGGCTCGCCTCAAACTGTGAGAGGCGCTGTAAAATAAACCGCCCAATCCCCCTCAGACCCCGCAGTCATTGGTTCGGTCTTGGAGTTTGCGGGTGAAGATGAGGAAGGTAGAGAGGCAGGCAACTGAAATGTGGAAGATCAGCTGCCACACATTCCTCAGGCCAACCAGGAAGAGGTTGCATAGGACGATAACGCTCAGCAGAGCGAAGGACTTGTGCTTCTTCAGCGGTGAATGGAACAGATAAAGGTGACACTGTAGGAGAGGAGAGGTTCAGCCACACGAAGAAGAGCGTTACACACAGATGTGCGTTAGTAGATTTGGGCTGATGTTACCTGAAGCACACAGCAGACAAACGCCAGAAGAAAAGCCACAACATTCCATATACCTTCATAATCGTCCTGcgtaaatagaaagaaaaaacaaacaagtaatTGTTCATCATtcaggtgaaaaacaaaataatttattatacatttcagATTGTAACTAATTCTCACACAAATGGCAATTTTGCACtttcatttgatctttgatTTCACCGAAATTCCTATAAATACAAGTTTATACTTAGTTaaacatttgattaaaatgttaaatattaaaacatcGTTTAAAACGCATCagtatgataaaaaaaaatcaactcctGTTTTGGTGTGTATCTAAATATGTCTGGCACACACCTGGAATGTGTACTCTATGATGTGAACGCCACGGATTATGTTCAAGGATGCACACAGGATATTTAGGACGAGTGAGAGGATGCCAGGCGCCGACGCTGGCTCGAGTCTTACATTCTGACCTGTAGAgtagagaaaaataaaaaaggcagaGAAAAACATCACCTAATTTCTACCTCacacaattttttttacaatgggACTGCATTGTGTGTGCTACACTGTGAAAAGTCATCAGCCTCACCAGATCCCGGACCTTGTTCCATGTGCCCATTTCCAAAGCCATTGGCGAGATCCACGTCCTCCAACTGAATCGTTTGTGGTGGATTGATCCTCAGATCCTCCTGGACCTCTATCAATGTCACCTCCAAGGCTGGACCACCACTCTGGTTGTACTGCTGCTTCAGCTTCTGAATAGTCTGGTCTGGCAATTGGCAGCAAGAGAAATATTAAgatatcatttatttttggtttgaAGTGTTAAAACCGGCACAAACTTCTGttgcacacagagagagagactcaccAAATTCTAAAAATGGATAAGGCCTGTTGGCCAAGGCAATGACTGTGCTATTGAAGCATGCTGTGAACTCCCAGCGCAGGTCTTCCAAGAAGCAGAAGGCCTTAGCAACAGGGAGGCTGCAGTGGCACACGGCCATGTAGGATACGCCTTCTGATGAGACAAAGCTGAACAGGTGAGGGAGAAAAGGTGTTTAGTAAACAAACACGGATGCTCTGTGATCAACACACAGCTGACTACACTCTGCTTTGGTTCCTGATTTCCTTACTATATGTTGAGCGTCTGGCCCATGATCGTCCCTCTGACAGGGAAAAGGGCCAATGTCTTGCTGATGGTCCTGAGTTGCTGCTTTCTCTCCTGGAGCTCTCGGCTGTGTTGGAAGTCTGTTGATGCTGACAGGGGGAGTCCATCCCTGACCCGGACCACAAAGGCAAACAGGATCAGAGTCATGATCCACTGGGTCCATGAAGAATGCACTGCCTGCACAGGGACAAGAGGAAGACCACGATATCTTTTTAAGCATGTTattgatgaatgtatttttttttttaggatttggctactttttttcccaaaataaattattaattttggaatagaaaatgtcaaaaataatcataaatacTTAACACTCCAGGTGAGTATTAAGGTGTACATATTTACTGAGCCTTTAGATTGTAATAACGAAGTTCATTCTAAATGTTTCATTGATTTAGTCTGCTTTATAGTTGTAAAGCGCTGCGGCACTCCTTACCTGATATTCATGGCTTTCATGCTGCACCTTATTTTGCTGTTCCGAGCTAGCCGATTACAACGCCATGTCAGATAATTACAGTATCGACACGGTCGTAATAAAGGCGTTGGACGCGTAATGGCAGTAAACGTGCTTTCTATTACAAGCTGAATAACATGTCGTTACACATGCGAAGAAATTGACATTGAAATCAGCCAGCAAGCCGGTGAAAATGTTGCAAAGTGCTAACTTGGAACGTGCTTCCtcgcacaacaaaacaaaagtcccCCTACGGAAAACCGGTAGGGACAAACCTTCCGTATTTGTCCTGCCCTTTTGCAGcgcacgaaaaaaaaaaaaaaaaagttagcgACACATGCTAATAATCGGCCGTCAGTGACTAGCTAGACTCCTGCTAGCTACTGCGCAGAGGTGAGGTGTGTAATTTGCGTCATTGTATAAATAACGCTCAGTGTGAATCAATATTTGCGGCTAAAAGGCTTACATTAAATTCAATTTAGCCATCTTCTCCGTTAGCTCGACAGATGCGGTTAGCGCAACCATTTTGCAATCGCGAAATTCGCAGTCGTGTAGCTGTAGTTACCAAATGTACGGTAgctaaaacaaatcaatgtgcGGTTCTGTGCTTAAACATGGACATAAGTAGTTCTCAAACAGAATGTGCTTTAGCTCAGCCATTTGGCCTAGCCTGTGTATTGATTAGATGTATTGATGGCGCAGACGTGTCCACGTTCAGCAGCAGCTAGCACTCTTGCTAGCCCACCAATATACGTGCAGTCCGGGTAATGAGCTAAATGTGGCTCGAAACCTCggtgtttcatttttcatttgttgtcCATTAAAACGCTATTTTCTGTCATGTTGTCGAGTTTATTCGTCTTGACATGAAAGACTCCAATAATCttatatttattcatcttatcTTAAATACATTTGGGGCTCATCATGAAGTTGAAGCCTGCAGTTTGGTCATCTATGGTTTGTTAAATACATTGAAAGAGGGTTCTCTTCCGTGTTACATTAGGAATGGTAGTGAGTTTTATCACAATGAAGCTTGATTTAACGACATATcttgtttgtttggggggggggggagtcccaCATGCATTATAtttacagtcataaaggggtccgatatgcagccactatcatgcaaaatgctttctgaatctgatccagaatgaggtcagggaaaaaatatgacatttaacATTTCTGGATTCCATGTATATGAAATCATCTGCAAATACGTTTAATTTTCAGGAGGTTTATTTCGCATTGCGTCAAATGTTACAATGCCTTCTTTGTCAGGTGCAAAATTAAACTCACTACAAGTGTAATTACACGCCAGCATCAGTGCCTGAAAGCGTGACGTAACCCCTAATAACACATTGGTTACAAATAATAACAGTAACAGGCTTGCTTTGGCTCAGTTACAGTAATCCAAATGTTCAGAACAACCTTCCTAAGACGCAGCCGGAAAATAAATTGACATGACATTTCAGTGTCTTTGAAATGTCTGAAGCTGATATCCGAGAGGACGCGCTGTTTTCAGACTTGGAGAGGGGAGGAAGCTGTTCCGTGCGCTGCTTGGATTTGCGTAACCTTTTCAtttccctctctcacacactccctTCCCTCCAGGTCCCAGGatctctcctcccctttctgtttatttcatcCCTCTCTGCCTCTATATATGCTGTTTTGTCAGTGTAGACTGGCACATAAAGATAACCAGAACCAGGCAATTgctgctgtttcttttttttttttagcagaagtTATTCGGCATACTTTTCCTGTTTtccgttttctttctttcttttaattttgaACTCTTTCTACACTTCAGGTCATCTGGATTTGGATCACTATGGGACTGAAAGACCGCCCTCAGTGTTACTTTGACGTGGAGCTCAACCGGGAGCCAGGTAAGAAATTCTGACATACCTGACGGATATGATCAATATACATAATAATGTGTTTAAACTGTAtatgtgatttgtttttgtgatgaCGGCGCTTTTGGTTGATATTATATTGAATGTGGTGGGCCTGGTTTATTGGTTTAGTGAACTGGTATTGAATCAGCACCATCTGCTTTGTACTGGATTCTATGCTGAGGCTCTTAGCATTATGCAGTTTTTCAAGCAGGAACTTTCAGCTATTGAATTTATTGCGAAGACGACAGCTCGGTTTACTCGCCTCATGTTTGGACAAGGAGGGACAAAACAATCCCTGTTGCTGCAGTATACTGGTTTCAGATCAGCTTCTAGCGTCTGAGAAAATGCTGTTGTGTCTGAGCTTCACCACGGGGTACTTGACATTAAAACTAATTACAAATGTGCAGAGTAGTAACATTTGGGCTGCTTGTAAATCTTAGTTATATCCTTATATGTAGCCAATTAATTATTTCCCCCTATTGTTACCTTTTTTGGGAATTGCGATTTTGGaaaaaaactgcagttttaTGTTTTGATAAATGCAAAATGTATCCTAGCGTACCATCACAAAGCATTGCAGTGCAAATGAATGTCATACATCTATCGTTTCTGCAAGGTGGCGTGAGTTaatgtttttctccttttataTCTCCAACAGTTGGGCGCATAGTCTTTCAACTTTTTTCCGACATTTGTCCCAAGACATGCAAaaactttctctctctgtgcactGGTGAGTTATATTCATTCTATTCTCCTCTTTATCTTTTGCTTTACAGCGTGGTATAGTTATATAATTGTAATACTTATTTTTAGAGCAGAAAATGGCTAGTATTCCATTTTGAATTTCActtaaatttcattttaatatttatttttacttcttgTTATTTAAATGTGACAACCTGAGCTCCCCTTTTGAACATTCAACCCCCCTATATTCAAAAAGCCCTCAGAATCCCTGGCTACACGCCTCCTTACTCCTTAGAGGACGGGAAATTCAGGGTGTAATGGCTTTGGGCCAGCGTTCTGTCCCCTGCTAGTAACACTTCATGGGAGTATTAATTACAGGAGGGAGGAGGCCTGAGCACAGGGCTTCTAGTTTATCCAAGCACCTCCTTTTACAATTTGTTTTGTACAGCATTTCCTCATAGAAGTATTTCCCACATCGGCTTGTCTGctgaatattttgtgttttatgagCGCTAAAGTTGAAACTTGTTCCAGGTGAAAAGGGAACTGGTAAAATCACAGGGAAAGAGCTGTGCTACAAAGGCTCCACATTTCACCGAGTTGTAAAGAACTTTATGGTCCAGGGAGGCGACTTCGCTGAAGGTAATGATATCATGAGTCATTTTTTTAAGTATATTTAATGAGATTAAGTTAGTCCCTGCAAAATGCCTTAggtagcatttatttttatgtattttctaGCTTTATTGTTTACTCTTTACTGCAGgaaatggaagaggaggagagtccATATACGGTGGCTACTTTGAAGGTAATGGGAATATCTGATCTCATAATTAAAGAATAAACATTGAGCCTATTACTTATCTACTTTGCATGATCAATAAACCGTGAGCCAAATAGCACTGCATGttgcctactgtgcatttatttgtgaaaTCTCCTACGTATGACTCTGCTGACCTTCACTTTCCATTGTATAGTCCTGTCTTCTATTTAGTAACAGTAGTGGGCTTTGTCAAGTCAGCATGGAGAGTAGGCATTCTCTATATTGAAAGCTACAATCTTCCTGCCTAAAATTTTTCAacatattcttttatttatagagTGGTCTTTTGCAAAATGATAAGGTAAGAGATGTACACAGCTCAGTAACACCATGTCAACATTGTTCCCACCACCTTCTTCTCTCAGTTCAACCAGTGCAGATGTTTGCAGTGGCACTGGTTTCACATGCGCATCGAAGGGATGTTAGAGGATTCTCTATTCACACCTTTCCACctccccccccgtctctccccGAATAAAGCAGATTCGAGCGCCTCAAATTACTTTTATGGTACATGTGTGGTATTTCTAACCACATGGCTTCCATGGCGTGTAGAGAGATGCGGGGGTGCAGATTGCTCTACTCTATAGAGGACTCTGAGTCTTAcagcaaacatttgtttgtgttttccaaaTTATGTACAGGAAAAATCATTcatgatgaaataaatatttgtggCACTTAAGAAAAGGAAATGATTAACAAAACGGTGCATTTTATGGCAGGATTGGTCAGTAGGACGATGATTAGGGTTGACGGATGAAAATATTGATCCTTTTTTGTCACGTTCTTCGCAGAATATTTCCACTGTTGCATGTCAGAGAACACGgactgagaccccccccccatctccccttctctcctccCAACAGATGAGAACTTCACTCTCAAACACGACAGAGCCTTCCTGTTGTCGATGGCCAATCGCGGGAAGGACACCAACGGCTCCCAGTTTTTCATGTGAGTAAAAGTGACTCTGCAGCTGTAACTAACTACTGCATTTAACTGGCAGGGTGCCTATGCTATTCACTTTGTCATGCTTTTCCTTTCTGTCCCTTTCTCTTCTTTACAAACAGTACAGTATCATTTTTTCATTGCGTGCGAATTTAAAAGAAATCCCAGAGTGTGCGGTTAGATTTCATAGTGCAGGAAACATGGATTCATTCTTTTCACCTACAAATGTGTTACATTTTTTCTCTTGCCATTTTTTTGTGTAAAATTTACAGAAACTCTAGCATCCTGCTCTTCCAAGGTAATGTGTCTCCAAGGCTGAGTTTCTCTCTTCTCctgacttttttattattattatctctcaGTAGTTTGTGTTTGCAATTATTCTGCAGACTGCACTGTTAATTTTGGACATGTTTGAACAATATGCACAACGGCTTGACAGCAATTGGCATTGCAGATTTCTTATAACTATAACTACCTTATAACACAGGTTGTCAGAATTAGCTAAAAATATCTTAGTATATCCTAAAGTGGAGGGACTATATAATCCCTTTCCTTTTTGTGATACAGagtaatcacacacacagttgttgTGCGTTTCATGGCTGTTTTCAATTCAACAGCAATAATTAAGCGTTGTCTATAACTATTAAACATTTGGTGGTCTTTCAAATTCTGAAGTCTTTGAGATTCTTTTCCAATGGTACAGTGACACCAATGCCTCTTAAAATTGCCtgtttaattctttttctttttaattcttttctttatttttctcctctcctcatgaaCCATCCACCATTGTTCTACCTTTCCCGACTTCTTTGCTGGGTTTTCCACAAATAGCACAACCAAGACGGCCCCTCATCTGGATGGGTAAATCCAAGTCTCTTCTTGACACTTGCAGACATCATTAAAATGTTGTCTCAGTATTTGTTTTCAGATTGCCAGAGGCTGgctttagaatgttttttttttttgccttttgatCGATACCagacatgcagcagcagcagcagcaagctgCTAATGATGATGCTCATTCATTTAAAGATGCTGCAAAGTACTTTCAGCTGCGAAAACGCCTGAA
This DNA window, taken from Brachionichthys hirsutus isolate HB-005 chromosome 14, CSIRO-AGI_Bhir_v1, whole genome shotgun sequence, encodes the following:
- the sec22c gene encoding vesicle-trafficking protein SEC22c — encoded protein: MTLILFAFVVRVRDGLPLSASTDFQHSRELQERKQQLRTISKTLALFPVRGTIMGQTLNIYFVSSEGVSYMAVCHCSLPVAKAFCFLEDLRWEFTACFNSTVIALANRPYPFLEFDQTIQKLKQQYNQSGGPALEVTLIEVQEDLRINPPQTIQLEDVDLANGFGNGHMEQGPGSGQNVRLEPASAPGILSLVLNILCASLNIIRGVHIIEYTFQDDYEGIWNVVAFLLAFVCCVLQCHLYLFHSPLKKHKSFALLSVIVLCNLFLVGLRNVWQLIFHISVACLSTFLIFTRKLQDRTNDCGV